The following coding sequences are from one Musa acuminata AAA Group cultivar baxijiao chromosome BXJ1-6, Cavendish_Baxijiao_AAA, whole genome shotgun sequence window:
- the LOC135587039 gene encoding F-box protein At5g39450-like isoform X1 encodes MSGGVAVEAEDCGSGFFLGLPDDVLALISAGLRHGDLCALALCCRGLHAAIAASERVWLSQCRRLGPPPHLLSRWRMGVRSYRALCRFLAAVAPLLGIWVHQNPELGNVVCVIWGFLSIVGVRVIPQELGPLGLDAGPLLWAPVFEILADANGAPSRFFLHGRDCGFDCLYPGFVRSIESSCNVLFLEADARHIVSTFPSKQHLFPARSFPAISESKGPSLGRQYCRSYATVIYRSLAAPRASSLPFNRLPFRDGRRLLELVAARVRLKVPRDLASAPLFERSSFCDDASLLADRRLELIEMLKLNGGWINRDVAELALGLMEHQSAENINAIDDRPCPAAHQGRAFSSITGYFKQFMGRSSFPSASCSISRNGSSSGSSKNKHAQLHEFLRSGDLIGLSLRATHMRLTTYRAWPNMHDSRIALYKLPLQGPMAGREYAGLWGGTFGWPPGQPSEGKSEKALFFLLLSYEEVEGHLLLIGTKILEGTHYVLHPNGSATFIAKMDEIGSEPFPWETSAESLQVEVKNSYSGEGIVSGYGFQYPGSKPGSLFVLQNGLLAFVWKESKSVLTLQRVDLQELLKKGERVPVLPPIANFAYLTKSYSNVFAGFPTNSENGMLLTEALAFSETV; translated from the exons ATGTCCGGTGGGGTGGCGGTGGAGGCGGAGGATTGCGGCTCCGGTTTTTTCTTAGGGCTGCCGGACGACGTGCTGGCGCTCATCTCTGCCGGGCTCCGCCACGGTGACCTCTGCGCTCTTGCCCTCTGCTGCCGCGGCCTCCACGCGGCCATAGCGGCCTCCGAGAGGGTCTGGCTCTCGCAGTGCCGTCGCCTCGGCCCGCCGCCCCACCTCCTTTCCAGGTGGCGAATGGGCGTTCGCTCCTACCGCGCCCTCTGCCGCTTCCTCGCTGCCGTCGCACCGCTTCTTGGCATATGGGTGCATCAGAACCCGGAGCTGGGCAACGTCGTCTGCGTCATCTGGGGTTTCCTCTCCATCGTCGGCGTCCGCGTCATTCCCCAGGAACTCGGGCCCCTGGGCCTCGACGCCGGACCGCTTCTCTGGGCGCCGGTTTTCGAGATCCTCGCCGATGCCAACGGCGCGCCCTCTCGCTTCTTCCTCCACGGCCGAGACTGCGGCTTCGACTGCCTCTACCCTGGCTTCGTCCGATCCATCGAGTCCTCTTGCAACGTGCTCTTTCTAGAGGCCGATGCCCGTCACATAGTCTCCACCTTTCCCTCGAAACAGCATTTGTTCCCCGCCCGGAGCTTCCCTGCCATTTCTGAATCCAAAGGTCCAAGTTTAGGAAGACAATATTGCCGGTCGTATGCCACCGTAATCTACCGTTCCTTGGCTGCTCCGCGGGCTTCTTCCCTTCCCTTCAACCGATTGCCATTTAGAGATGGCCGCCGGCTTCTAGAATTGGTGGCGGCCAGAGTCCGCCTCAAGGTCCCCCGGGACCTGGCCTCTGCTCCTCTATTCGAACGTTCCTCTTTTTGCGATGATGCCAGTCTCTTGGCAGATCGAAGGTTGGAGCTCATCGAAATGCTTAAGCTTAATGGAGGATGGATCAATCGGGATGTGGCTGAGTTGGCATTAGGTTTGATGGAGCACCAAAGTGCTGAAAACATCAACGCCATCGACGACCGGCCATGTCCTGCTGCTCACCAAGGGAGAGCCTTTTCCTCCATAACTGGGTACTTTAAACAATTCATGGGCAGGTCCAGCTTTCCCAGTGCATCCTGTTCGATTTCGAGAAATGGGAGTTCTTCGGGCAGCAGCAAGAACAAGCATGCGCAGCTCCACGAGTTCTTGAGGTCAGGCGATCTCATCGGACTGAGCTTACGAGCAACACACATGAGGCTAACTACGTACAGGGCATGGCCGAACATGCACGACAGCAGGATCGCGCTGTATAAACTCCCATTACAGGGTCCAATGGCTGGCCGAGAGTATGCAGGCCTGTGGGGTGGCACCTTTGGCTGGCCTCCGGGACAGCCTTCCGAGGGCAAATCAGAGAAGGCCTTGTTCTTCTTGTTGCTTTCTTACGAGGAGGTCGAAGGTCATCTTCTGCTAATTGGCACCAAGATACTGGAAGGAACCCATTATGTCCTCCACCCCAATGGCTCGGCAACGTTCATCGCGAAGATGGATGAGATAGGATCAGAACCATTCCCATGGGAGACTAGTGCTGAGTCTCTTCAGGTGGAAGTAAAAAATAGTTACTCCGGGGAGGGGATTGTGAGTGGTTATGGGTTCCAGTACCCAGGATCGAAGCCTGGCTCCTTGTTCGTGCTCCAGAATGGACTACTTGCATTTGTGTGGAAGGAGTCGAAGTCTGTCCTGACCTTGCAGAGAGTAGATTTGCAAGAGCTTCTaaagaaaggagaaagagtgCCCGTGTTGCCGCCAATTGCAAACTTTGCCTATCTTACAAAGTCTTACTCCAACGTCTTCGCAGGCTTCCCTACTAATTCAG AAAATGGCATGCTACTTACTGAAGCACTTGCCTTCTCTGAAACTGTatga
- the LOC135676486 gene encoding NAC domain-containing protein 48-like: MNGGDLQLPPGFRFHPTDEELVMHYLCRRCAGLPVAVPIIAELDLYKFDPWQLPGMALYGEKEWYFFSPRDRKYPNGSRPNRAAGSGYWKATGADKPVGSPKPVAIKKALVFYTGKAPKGDKTNWIMHEYRLADVDRSARKKNSLRLDDWVLCRIYNKKGSSGSEKLGNTDGKPVVSRSVWPGPATSPEERKPVLGPYAPSPLAHVPAEMVYSFAPSDSMPKLHADSSCSERPEFTCEREVQSQPRWRPTTEWDRALGLESAATAGGGSVFSQIEPGLFSSESRDPFQDILTYLGKPF; this comes from the exons ATGAACGGCGGAGATCTGCAGCTGCCACCCGGGTTCCGGTTCCACCCCACGGACGAGGAGCTCGTGATGCACTACCTCTGCCGTAGGTGCGCCGGCCTCCCCGTCGCCGTCCCCATCATCGCCGAGCTCGACCTCTACAAGTTCGACCCCTGGCAACTCCCAG GGATGGCGCTGTACGGGGAGAAGGAGTGGTATTTCTTCTCGCCGAGGGACCGGAAGTACCCCAACGGGTCGAGGCCGAACCGGGCGGCCGGGTCGGGGTACTGGAAGGCGACCGGTGCGGATAAGCCGGTCGGATCGCCTAAGCCGGTGGCCATCAAGAAGGCCCTCGTGTTCTACACCGGGAAGGCCCCTAAGGGCGACAAGACCAACTGGATCATGCACGAGTACCGCCTCGCCGACGTCGACCGCTCCGCCCGCAAGAAGAACTCGCTCCGG CTGGATGACTGGGTTCTATGCCGTATCTACAACAAGAAAGGAAGCAGCGGTTCGGAGAAGCTTGGGAACACGGATGGGAAGCCGGTGGTGTCAAGGAGCGTCTGGCCGGGCCCGGCCACGAGCCCCGAGGAGCGGAAGCCGGTGCTCGGCCCTTACGCACCATCGCCGCTCGCCCACGTGCCGGCGGAGATGGTGTACAGCTTTGCCCCGTCGGACTCGATGCCGAAGCTGCACGCCGACTCGAGCTGCTCGGAGCGGCCGGAGTTCACGTGCGAGAGGGAGGTCCAGAGCCAGCCGCGGTGGCGGCCCACCACCGAGTGGGACCGGGCCCTCGGCCTCGAGTCCGCCGCTACCGCCGGCGGCGGCTCGGTCTTCTCCCAGATCGAACCGGGTCTGTTCTCCTCCGAGTCGAGGGACCCGTTCCAGGACATCCTCACGTACCTGGGGAAGCCCTTTTGA
- the LOC103988150 gene encoding protein kinase STUNTED produces MKMAKEGEAAQKKRRRRRGSSKKDEAFVEEEPKEKTGEGGEGKTVVVGIRMDSQSRELLTWALVKATAPGDRVLALHVLSSSSSAGGPPPAVDPGGQPAAVFSLAKELDAMLAVYEGFCNLKQIDLKLKICKGSSIRKLLVSETKSFAASQLILGVTKNNRTMGSYSISVAKYCAKKLPSYCSVVALSDGKIVFQRAAAENNKSQEKSSKESTKIDENNEMYCLLPIAGPKRLHDTACRPSLVPEDESTGCSNSPVGNDPNTIDGALRDNCSICVPESDPASLNASKDEDSLASAPAGKTETTPSSSVPIVGKDLPEARHGWPSLRRLALTNRKSVSSEKHKISVVQWVKWLPNRHQSMHPDHKSKKSDGKHMTLGQDGESCAIVPVGASLPPPPFLVNDAEERLPEELEPLQQKYSSVCRLFSYDELIQATSSFLPENLIGNGGSSSVYKGYLSDGRELAVKILKPSEVAVKEFVSEIEIITTLHHKNIIPLLGFCMENNSLMLVYEYVSQGNLEEILHDKEENKHVLSWPERYKVAIGVSEALDYLHGGGSIEPVIHRDVKSSNILLSENFEPQLSDFGLAKWASATTSQPVCSDVAGTFGYLAPEYILYGKVNEKIDIYAFGVVLLELLSGRKPISSGCPKGQESLVMWAKPILQDEDVKQLIDPSLKNDFNSDQVERMILAASLCVRRLHRARPSMSIVLKLLQGDDDTVKWARSEVTTRADVLDDEMPNLESDIRSHLNLALLDVEDDSISVSSTDHTVDSLTVSTSVENYLQWRWSRSSSFD; encoded by the exons ATGAAGATGGCTAAAGAAGGAGAAGCTGctcagaagaagaggaggaggaggagggggagcagCAAAAAAGATGAGGCCTTTGTGGAGGAGGAGCCGAAAGAGAAGACCggggagggaggagaagggaagacggTGGTGGTGGGCATCAGGATGGACTCGCAGAGTCGAGAACTCCTTACGTGGGCGCTCGTCAAGGCCACCGCCCCCGGTGACCGCGTCCTCGCCCTCCACGTCCTCTCCTCGTCCTCCTCAGCCGGCGGGCCCCCACCGGCCGTAGATCCCGGTGGCCAGCCCGCCGCCGTGTTCTCTCTCGCCAAGGAACTCGACGCCATGCTCGCCGTCTACGAGGGCTTCTGCAACCTAAAGCAG ATCGACCTAAAGCTGAAAATTTGCAAGGGCTCGTCCATCCGCAAGCTTCTTGTCAGCGAGACGAAATCTTTCGCTGCGTCACAACTCATTCTTGGGGTGACCAAGAACAACCGCACCATGGG GTCGTATTCGATCTCTGTAGCCAAGTACTGCGCCAAGAAGCTACCAAGCTATTGCTCGGTGGTCGCGTTGAGCGACGGCAAGATCGTTTTCCAGAGAGCAGCAGCAG AGAACAACAAATCTCAGGAGAAGTCGAGCAAGGAGTCAACTAAGATTGACGAGAACAACGAGATGTACTGCTTGTTGCCGATTGCAGGCCCGAAGAGGTTGCACGACACAGCCTGCAGGCCTTCACTTGTGCCAGAAGATGAGTCGACTGGCTGTAGCAATTCCCCTGTCGGGAACGACCCAAACACCATCGATGGCGCACTGAGGGATAACTGCTCAATCTGTGTACCTGAATCTGATCCTGCTTCCCTGAATGCGTCGAAGGATGAGGACTCTTTGGCCTCGGCTCCAGCGGGGAAAACTGAAACTACACCGAGCAGCTCTGTGCCAATTGTGGGCAAGGATCTACCAGAAGCTCGACATGGTTGGCCTTCTCTTAGAAGACTGGCCTTGACCAACAGGAAGAGTGTCTCCTCTGAGAAGCATAAGATCTCTGTGGTCCAGTGGGTGAAGTGGCTTCCGAACCGACACCAATCTATGCATCCAGATCATAAGTCTAAGAAATCAGATGGAAAACATATGACACTCGGCCAAGATGGAGAGAGCTGTGCCATTGTTCCGGTTGGAGCCAGTCTGCCACCACCCCCGTTTCTTGTCAATGATGCAGAAGAAAGGCTTCCAGAGGAGTTGGAGCCTCTTCAACAAAAGTATTCATCTGTTTGTAGATTATTCAGCTACGACGAACTGATCCAAGCAACATCCAGCTTCTTACCTG AGAATCTAATTGGGAATGGTGGCAGTAGCAGTGTTTATAAGGGCTACCTTTCGGATGGCAGGGAATTGGCTGTGAAAATCTTGAAGCCTTCTGAAGTTGCAGTAAAAGAGTTTGTTTCGGAGATTGAGATTATTACCACCTTGCATCACAAAAACATTATCCCATTGCTTGGATTTTGCATGGAGAACAATAGTCTGATGTTGGTCTATGAGTATGTATCACAGGGTAACTTAGAAGAAATCCTCCATG ATAAAGAAGAGAACAAGCATGTTCTCAGTTGGCCTGAGAGATACAAGGTAGCAATAGGCGTCTCAGAGGCACTGGATTATTTACATGGGGGTGGTAGTATTGAGCCTGTGATCCATAGAGATGTGAAATCCTCAAACATCCTTCTCTCCGAGAATTTTGAGCCACAG TTGTCGGACTTCGGATTGGCAAAATGGGCATCAGCAACAACATCGCAACCCGTTTGCAGTGATGTTGCAGGGACTTTTGG TTACTTAGCTCCTGAGTACATCTTGTATGGGAAAGTTAATGAAAAGATTGACATCTATGCTTTTGGTGTGGTGCTTCTCGAGCTTCTTTCAGGAAGGAAGCCCATCAGCTCTGGTTGTCCCAAGGGCCAGGAGAGCCTTGTCATGTGG GCAAAGCCAATCTTACAAGACGAAGATGTTAAGCAGCTTATAGATCCATCCTTAAAGAATGACTTCAATAGTGATCAAGTGGAAAGGATGATCTTAGCTGCTTCCCTGTGTGTAAGGAGGCTTCATCGTGCACGACCTTCGATGAGCATT GTACTGAAACTACTCCAAGGAGATGATGATACTGTTAAGTGGGCAAGGTCAGAAGTTACCACTCGGGCTGATGTGTTGGATGATGAAATGCCGAACCTGGAATCCGACATCCGATCGCATCTTAATCTTGCATTGCTCGATGTGGAGGATGACTCGATCTCAGTCAGCAGCACGGATCACACGGTTGATTCCCTGACGGTGAGCACTTCCGTGGAGAACTACCTGCAATGGAGATGGAGCCGCTCGTCAAGCTTCGATTGA
- the LOC135587039 gene encoding F-box protein At5g39450-like isoform X2 → MSGGVAVEAEDCGSGFFLGLPDDVLALISAGLRHGDLCALALCCRGLHAAIAASERVWLSQCRRLGPPPHLLSRWRMGVRSYRALCRFLAAVAPLLGIWVHQNPELGNVVCVIWGFLSIVGVRVIPQELGPLGLDAGPLLWAPVFEILADANGAPSRFFLHGRDCGFDCLYPGFVRSIESSCNVLFLEADARHIVSTFPSKQHLFPARSFPAISESKGPSLGRQYCRSYATVIYRSLAAPRASSLPFNRLPFRDGRRLLELVAARVRLKVPRDLASAPLFERSSFCDDASLLADRRLELIEMLKLNGGWINRDVAELALGLMEHQSAENINAIDDRPCPAAHQGRAFSSITGYFKQFMGRSSFPSASCSISRNGSSSGSSKNKHAQLHEFLRSGDLIGLSLRATHMRLTTYRAWPNMHDSRIALYKLPLQGPMAGREYAGLWGGTFGWPPGQPSEGKSEKALFFLLLSYEEVEGHLLLIGTKILEGTHYVLHPNGSATFIAKMDEIGSEPFPWETSAESLQVEVKNSYSGEGIVSGYGFQYPGSKPGSLFVLQNGLLAFVWKESKSVLTLQRVDLQELLKKGERVPVLPPIANFAYLTKSYSNVFAGFPTNSGFIPHI, encoded by the exons ATGTCCGGTGGGGTGGCGGTGGAGGCGGAGGATTGCGGCTCCGGTTTTTTCTTAGGGCTGCCGGACGACGTGCTGGCGCTCATCTCTGCCGGGCTCCGCCACGGTGACCTCTGCGCTCTTGCCCTCTGCTGCCGCGGCCTCCACGCGGCCATAGCGGCCTCCGAGAGGGTCTGGCTCTCGCAGTGCCGTCGCCTCGGCCCGCCGCCCCACCTCCTTTCCAGGTGGCGAATGGGCGTTCGCTCCTACCGCGCCCTCTGCCGCTTCCTCGCTGCCGTCGCACCGCTTCTTGGCATATGGGTGCATCAGAACCCGGAGCTGGGCAACGTCGTCTGCGTCATCTGGGGTTTCCTCTCCATCGTCGGCGTCCGCGTCATTCCCCAGGAACTCGGGCCCCTGGGCCTCGACGCCGGACCGCTTCTCTGGGCGCCGGTTTTCGAGATCCTCGCCGATGCCAACGGCGCGCCCTCTCGCTTCTTCCTCCACGGCCGAGACTGCGGCTTCGACTGCCTCTACCCTGGCTTCGTCCGATCCATCGAGTCCTCTTGCAACGTGCTCTTTCTAGAGGCCGATGCCCGTCACATAGTCTCCACCTTTCCCTCGAAACAGCATTTGTTCCCCGCCCGGAGCTTCCCTGCCATTTCTGAATCCAAAGGTCCAAGTTTAGGAAGACAATATTGCCGGTCGTATGCCACCGTAATCTACCGTTCCTTGGCTGCTCCGCGGGCTTCTTCCCTTCCCTTCAACCGATTGCCATTTAGAGATGGCCGCCGGCTTCTAGAATTGGTGGCGGCCAGAGTCCGCCTCAAGGTCCCCCGGGACCTGGCCTCTGCTCCTCTATTCGAACGTTCCTCTTTTTGCGATGATGCCAGTCTCTTGGCAGATCGAAGGTTGGAGCTCATCGAAATGCTTAAGCTTAATGGAGGATGGATCAATCGGGATGTGGCTGAGTTGGCATTAGGTTTGATGGAGCACCAAAGTGCTGAAAACATCAACGCCATCGACGACCGGCCATGTCCTGCTGCTCACCAAGGGAGAGCCTTTTCCTCCATAACTGGGTACTTTAAACAATTCATGGGCAGGTCCAGCTTTCCCAGTGCATCCTGTTCGATTTCGAGAAATGGGAGTTCTTCGGGCAGCAGCAAGAACAAGCATGCGCAGCTCCACGAGTTCTTGAGGTCAGGCGATCTCATCGGACTGAGCTTACGAGCAACACACATGAGGCTAACTACGTACAGGGCATGGCCGAACATGCACGACAGCAGGATCGCGCTGTATAAACTCCCATTACAGGGTCCAATGGCTGGCCGAGAGTATGCAGGCCTGTGGGGTGGCACCTTTGGCTGGCCTCCGGGACAGCCTTCCGAGGGCAAATCAGAGAAGGCCTTGTTCTTCTTGTTGCTTTCTTACGAGGAGGTCGAAGGTCATCTTCTGCTAATTGGCACCAAGATACTGGAAGGAACCCATTATGTCCTCCACCCCAATGGCTCGGCAACGTTCATCGCGAAGATGGATGAGATAGGATCAGAACCATTCCCATGGGAGACTAGTGCTGAGTCTCTTCAGGTGGAAGTAAAAAATAGTTACTCCGGGGAGGGGATTGTGAGTGGTTATGGGTTCCAGTACCCAGGATCGAAGCCTGGCTCCTTGTTCGTGCTCCAGAATGGACTACTTGCATTTGTGTGGAAGGAGTCGAAGTCTGTCCTGACCTTGCAGAGAGTAGATTTGCAAGAGCTTCTaaagaaaggagaaagagtgCCCGTGTTGCCGCCAATTGCAAACTTTGCCTATCTTACAAAGTCTTACTCCAACGTCTTCGCAGGCTTCCCTACTAATTCAG GTTTCATTCCACATATCTGA